The following are encoded in a window of Chlorocebus sabaeus isolate Y175 chromosome 22, mChlSab1.0.hap1, whole genome shotgun sequence genomic DNA:
- the LOC140709749 gene encoding uncharacterized protein encodes MANKNKGSLGSLCCDKEAEWPCCILLLAFGGRPQEGTGQGACPAANGNVETRPLASQPSPRPLLPPSPPCALGRPRPAARALRRSQSALSELKRAVSTEAAPRLVAPRPGRSPGPSRRGGGLRGGALRVEVSRPRASLAQTSYKFLACSARPDVPSELQVTELYWTRRSSSPQVVRPRVARCPGPAGPGAWGPCAALERGDHTARSPSLASSTQHCVSSTQCALAAVSRSLRGCGHQKGRTAEDSSGTFQDTPAPGVVYLLDLLDLRVRLGQPLTVEGRTMGFTGGSIHDPRLCFHSLLAAWPPGRGV; translated from the exons atGGCGAACAAGAACAAGGGCAGCCTAGGCTCCCTTTGCTGTGACAAAGAAGCGGAGTGGCCCTGCTGCATTCTTTTGCTGGCTTTTGGC GGGCGCCCCCAGGAAGGGACAGGACAGGGAGCTTGTCCCGCAGCGAACGGCAACGTGGAGACCCGGCCTCTCGCCTCCCAGCCCTCCCCGCGCCCTCTGCTGCCTCCCAGTCCGCCCTGCGCCCTCGGAAGGCCCCGCCCGGCGGCCAGGGCCCTTCGCCGCAGCCAGAGTGCTTTGTCCGAGCTCAAAAGAGCCGTCTCTACGGAAGCGGCCCCTCGGCTCGTAGCTCCGCGGCCGGGAAGGAGCCCCGGCCCCAGCAGACGCGGCGGAGGGCTTAGAGGAGGCGCTTTGAGAGTCGAGGTCTCCCGCCCGCGCGCCTCCCTGGCACAGACCTCTTATAAGTTTTTGGCGTGTAGTGCGCGTCCTGACGTGCCCAGCGAGCTACAGGTTACTGAGCTTTACTGGACTCGCCGGAGCAGCAGTCCCCAAGTGGTGAGACCGCGCGTCGCGCGCTGCCCGGGCCCCGCAGGGCCTGGCGCCTGGGGCCCTTGCGCCGCTTTGGAGCGAGGGGATCACACCGCCCGCTCCCCGAGCTTGGCGTCTTCCACGCAGCACTGTGTGTCATCCACTCAGTGCGCTCTCGCTGCCGTGTCCAGGTCACTGCGAGG GTGCGGTCACCAGAAGGGAAGGACAGCAGAGGACTCTTCAGGGACCTTCCAGGATACGCCTGCACCTGGAGTGGTCTACTTGCTTGACTTGCTTGACTTGAGGGTGAGACTTGGTCAGCCCTTGACTGTGGAGGGCAGGACCATGGGCTTCACGGGGGGCAGCATTCATGACCCACGCCTCTGCTTCCATTCCCTACTTGCTGCCTGGCCTCCAGGCAGGGGAGTCTAG